Proteins encoded within one genomic window of Bradyrhizobium sp. 186:
- a CDS encoding N-acetyl sugar amidotransferase — protein sequence MSQNSQRYQVCSICVMDSNNPGVTFDESGQCVCCRDALARKPHEWWPTKEGYNRLEKTVERIKREMAAKPYDVMIGLSGGVDSAYLAHLLKRKFNLRMIAVHVDGGWNTEAAVRNIEKIVRQLDIDLYTHVVEWEEMRDLQLAYLKASVFNQDAPQDHAFFSTLYRLSKRFEQKFFLSGVNFSGESVHVPRGGYPAMDARNLRAIHRSHGVGTLDTFPLLEPLHYLWLARIRKQLQIVKPLDYLPYDKEAAKRELIATYGFVDYGAKHQESRFTKFYQEIYLPVRYGFDKRRLHCSALIVAGQMTRDEALEQLERPLTTPEQAARDKRFVAKKLRISVEELDRLVALPPVPHQKYANSQTLYRFNGVLRKLVRGRL from the coding sequence GTGACCTTCGATGAATCCGGCCAGTGCGTGTGCTGTCGGGACGCCCTCGCGCGTAAGCCGCATGAGTGGTGGCCGACGAAGGAAGGGTACAACCGGCTCGAGAAAACGGTCGAGCGCATCAAGCGGGAGATGGCAGCGAAGCCCTACGATGTCATGATCGGCCTGAGCGGCGGCGTGGACAGCGCTTACCTGGCCCATCTTCTCAAGCGTAAGTTCAACCTCCGGATGATCGCCGTTCATGTTGACGGCGGCTGGAATACGGAAGCAGCAGTCCGCAACATAGAGAAGATCGTCAGGCAACTCGACATCGATCTCTACACCCACGTGGTCGAGTGGGAGGAAATGCGGGACCTGCAACTTGCCTACCTGAAAGCGTCGGTCTTCAATCAGGACGCGCCTCAGGACCATGCGTTTTTCTCGACCCTGTACCGCCTCTCGAAAAGGTTCGAGCAGAAGTTCTTCCTTAGCGGCGTCAACTTCAGCGGCGAGAGCGTGCATGTTCCTCGGGGCGGGTATCCCGCCATGGACGCGCGCAATCTGCGCGCCATTCACCGCAGTCACGGTGTCGGCACCCTCGACACCTTCCCTCTGCTTGAGCCGCTGCACTATCTTTGGCTGGCGCGTATTCGGAAGCAACTTCAAATCGTGAAGCCGCTCGACTACCTTCCCTATGACAAGGAGGCTGCAAAGCGCGAATTGATCGCGACGTACGGTTTCGTCGACTACGGCGCCAAGCATCAGGAAAGCCGCTTTACGAAGTTCTATCAGGAAATTTACCTGCCGGTACGCTACGGTTTCGACAAGCGCCGGCTCCACTGCTCGGCCTTGATCGTTGCCGGGCAAATGACGCGCGACGAAGCGCTTGAACAACTCGAACGGCCGCTGACGACCCCGGAGCAGGCGGCGAGGGACAAGCGATTTGTGGCGAAAAAGCTTCGAATTTCGGTCGAGGAGTTGGACCGTCTTGTGGCTCTGCCTCCTGTGCCGCACCAGAAATACGCGAACAGCCAAACTCTGTATCGCTTCAACGGCGTGTTGCGCAAGCTGGTGAGGGGGCGCTTGTGA
- a CDS encoding oligosaccharide repeat unit polymerase: MSYIAAGLAISCAALYLWCRLGRYVTASSILLGFLLLVHGPAYLVYILARAPGSTIYESINGAQDLQAVILSLNVSIALMFIGMIVGIELVDRLSPFRARQLRAALQAWNAQRIEAGHHRPWLLAGVVALMVAFMATISISEHHLSVIRGYLAVVGSEFDKIAYRQQFGGSQSYPYRVLLSSLTPMLIVWAGLSAWIQRWWLLSLLTVGLFALTIVGKLDTLSKAPAALFIIQLVLVGFLIRRNDVSWRVALAGLVAVSIIFYPVIRVAVPEVDAWNTLGFLYYRIFDNSNEAALEFFATFPHHMPHGWGANIRPVAYLLGRVYAPSYLEVLRLWHGGGGSSVTAMFIADAWVDFSYVGVIVFSVLAGTICRAIDILFLVRGKTVLSLAVLASTFIGVYHLMISALPAALLSGGLVSGPAIAVMILKVQHFLDGRSKIAAVASGQTSNAELR; encoded by the coding sequence ATGAGTTACATTGCAGCCGGTTTGGCAATCTCGTGCGCAGCTTTGTATCTGTGGTGCCGCCTAGGGCGGTATGTGACGGCATCGTCCATTCTGCTCGGCTTTCTCCTGCTCGTCCACGGACCGGCCTACCTCGTTTATATCCTCGCTCGCGCTCCCGGATCGACGATATATGAAAGTATCAACGGAGCGCAGGATCTGCAGGCCGTCATTCTCTCGCTCAATGTTTCGATCGCGTTGATGTTCATTGGCATGATCGTCGGCATTGAATTGGTGGATCGACTGTCGCCGTTCCGAGCCCGACAACTCCGGGCTGCGTTGCAAGCGTGGAATGCTCAACGAATCGAGGCTGGTCACCACCGTCCTTGGCTGTTGGCCGGTGTCGTTGCTTTGATGGTGGCTTTCATGGCAACGATCTCGATCAGCGAGCATCATTTGTCGGTTATTCGAGGCTATCTGGCGGTGGTGGGAAGTGAGTTCGACAAGATTGCCTATCGCCAGCAATTTGGTGGGAGCCAGAGTTATCCGTACAGAGTGCTTCTTAGTTCCCTGACGCCGATGCTGATCGTGTGGGCGGGCCTCTCAGCATGGATTCAAAGGTGGTGGCTGCTGTCGTTGTTGACCGTCGGGTTGTTCGCATTGACCATCGTTGGAAAGCTCGACACACTCAGCAAGGCGCCGGCTGCGCTCTTCATCATTCAGCTCGTCCTGGTTGGCTTCCTGATCCGCCGCAACGACGTGAGCTGGAGGGTCGCACTCGCGGGCCTGGTTGCAGTGAGTATCATTTTCTATCCGGTCATTCGGGTTGCCGTGCCCGAAGTGGACGCCTGGAACACGCTGGGCTTTCTTTATTATCGGATCTTTGACAATTCGAACGAGGCCGCTCTGGAGTTCTTCGCCACTTTCCCGCACCACATGCCTCATGGTTGGGGGGCGAACATCCGCCCCGTCGCTTACCTCTTGGGTCGGGTTTATGCGCCATCCTATCTCGAAGTCCTACGGCTCTGGCATGGCGGCGGCGGTTCGAGCGTGACGGCGATGTTTATTGCTGACGCCTGGGTCGATTTCTCCTATGTCGGCGTGATCGTGTTCAGCGTCCTCGCGGGGACGATCTGTCGGGCCATCGACATCCTTTTCCTGGTGCGCGGCAAGACGGTGCTTTCACTTGCCGTGCTGGCGAGCACGTTTATCGGAGTCTACCACCTGATGATATCCGCGTTGCCGGCGGCTCTGCTTTCGGGGGGACTAGTGAGCGGACCCGCCATAGCGGTCATGATTCTGAAGGTGCAGCATTTCCTGGATGGTCGTTCGAAGATCGCCGCAGTCGCGTCGGGCCAAACGTCAAACGCCGAGCTAAGGTAG
- a CDS encoding acyltransferase, with protein MNLDYWAQRLLLRATCKLDVGARLTSKARVRNIAGDSSLITIGRGSIIQGELLTFAHGGRIRLGQWCYVGEHSRIWSAAEITIGHRVLIAHSVNIFDNLTHPIRAAERHSQFKQIAQTGHPRELALGEKPVMIEDDAWVGAGSFVLRGVTIGRSAIVAAGAVVTSDVPAYCIAAGNPASIVRELSADER; from the coding sequence ATGAATCTGGATTACTGGGCTCAGCGTCTGTTGCTTCGTGCGACATGCAAGCTCGATGTCGGGGCTCGGTTAACGAGTAAAGCGCGCGTGCGCAACATCGCGGGCGACAGTTCGCTTATTACGATCGGCCGAGGCAGCATAATCCAAGGTGAGCTTCTCACATTCGCGCACGGGGGACGGATAAGGCTCGGGCAATGGTGTTACGTCGGCGAACACTCTCGTATCTGGTCCGCGGCGGAGATCACCATTGGCCATAGGGTGCTGATCGCGCACTCGGTCAACATATTCGACAATCTCACTCATCCCATTCGCGCGGCGGAGCGTCACTCCCAGTTCAAGCAGATCGCGCAAACGGGCCATCCACGTGAGCTCGCCCTCGGCGAGAAGCCGGTCATGATTGAAGATGACGCCTGGGTCGGTGCGGGATCTTTCGTCCTGCGTGGTGTAACGATCGGACGAAGTGCGATTGTCGCGGCGGGCGCGGTGGTTACAAGCGACGTTCCCGCTTACTGTATTGCGGCCGGCAATCCGGCTTCGATCGTGCGAGAACTCTCGGCAGATGAACGCTGA
- a CDS encoding glycosyltransferase → MRLFENIGLGPAYSKVFRQLASPRSFDEGIVQFLEHRYGAAHILEPVETRQSNAFCALGDEPQMQSLWSAEHGLATRDLEEILLAQIEHHRTEVFYNLDPLRYGSAFVRRLPGCVKKTLCWRAAPSGNADLSGYDLVVCNFPSILADWRERGCRAEYFHPAVDPIMAEYVLGDRQIDVLFFGSYSRHHLARAKVLDGVAQLRGEWKIVYCLDASRSTQLAEAFPLASLGYFDKYRRPPAVVAVAQAPVWGRQAYELLGQAKIVLNGAIDMAGNDRGNMRCFEAMGCGALLLSDAGRYPDGMEDGKTFAAYQSPEEARSLAQNYLSDTEARSRIARMGRETVNRLYNKSVQWQRFNEIVANM, encoded by the coding sequence ATGCGTCTTTTCGAGAATATCGGACTCGGCCCAGCCTATTCGAAGGTATTTCGCCAGCTCGCGTCGCCGCGTTCGTTTGACGAAGGCATAGTGCAGTTTCTCGAACATCGCTATGGAGCTGCGCACATTCTTGAGCCGGTAGAGACGAGGCAGTCGAACGCGTTCTGCGCATTGGGAGACGAGCCCCAAATGCAATCGTTGTGGTCCGCCGAACATGGGCTGGCGACGAGAGATCTCGAGGAAATATTGCTCGCGCAGATCGAGCACCACCGAACGGAAGTATTCTACAATCTGGATCCCCTGCGTTATGGCAGCGCGTTTGTCCGCAGACTCCCGGGCTGTGTGAAAAAGACACTCTGCTGGCGCGCTGCGCCATCCGGCAATGCGGATCTAAGCGGGTACGATCTCGTCGTTTGCAATTTTCCGTCGATCTTGGCCGACTGGCGGGAGAGGGGCTGCCGCGCTGAATATTTCCATCCGGCGGTGGACCCTATCATGGCGGAGTATGTCCTCGGAGATCGTCAAATAGACGTGCTGTTCTTCGGCAGCTATTCGCGTCATCACCTGGCCCGTGCCAAGGTCTTGGACGGGGTGGCGCAGTTGAGAGGCGAGTGGAAGATTGTCTACTGCCTGGATGCGTCTCGATCGACGCAGCTTGCAGAGGCCTTTCCGCTGGCAAGTCTCGGGTATTTTGATAAGTACCGCCGGCCGCCCGCGGTTGTGGCCGTCGCGCAGGCCCCGGTTTGGGGCAGGCAGGCTTACGAACTGCTAGGGCAAGCGAAGATCGTGCTCAACGGAGCTATTGACATGGCGGGCAACGACAGAGGGAATATGCGCTGCTTTGAAGCGATGGGGTGTGGTGCGCTGCTGCTCTCGGACGCCGGCCGGTATCCGGACGGGATGGAGGACGGCAAAACGTTCGCGGCGTACCAAAGCCCGGAGGAGGCCAGGAGTTTGGCCCAGAACTACCTTTCCGACACGGAGGCACGCTCAAGAATCGCGAGAATGGGCCGGGAAACCGTAAATAGACTTTACAACAAGTCGGTGCAGTGGCAGCGCTTCAACGAAATCGTAGCGAATATGTGA
- a CDS encoding methyltransferase domain-containing protein, with product MDAAAIPFYRLRGSQPWTLGYHTTKQRAIEAAIDTDAVAVGKELPPMFGAALDERVVEYAWVFGHLRRAGPTGRLLDAGSIFNHDYLLRRPPLQGSDLTIMTLAPEKQCFWHSGISYVFGDLRDTYFKDGAFDTIVCISTIEHVGLDNTLLYTSDRERAECDERGFVAAAKEFRRIIKPGGVCYISFPYGARLNLGWYQVFDDAMVEQIVEAYGPSEHSVEYFSYTKQGWRRASAVEVERSIPFDVHSGTGKGDDRAASSRAIACLRLVA from the coding sequence GTGGATGCTGCGGCCATTCCGTTCTATCGGCTGCGAGGTTCGCAGCCTTGGACCCTTGGTTATCACACCACAAAACAACGCGCGATCGAAGCCGCGATCGACACCGATGCGGTGGCTGTGGGCAAAGAGCTTCCTCCAATGTTCGGCGCAGCTCTGGACGAGCGGGTCGTTGAATATGCGTGGGTCTTCGGTCATCTTCGGCGAGCCGGGCCGACCGGCCGGCTCCTTGATGCAGGCTCCATTTTCAACCACGACTATCTCTTGCGTCGACCGCCACTGCAGGGAAGCGATCTCACCATTATGACGCTCGCGCCCGAGAAGCAGTGCTTCTGGCATAGTGGGATTTCCTACGTCTTTGGCGATCTGCGTGACACCTACTTCAAGGACGGGGCTTTCGACACGATTGTCTGCATTTCGACCATTGAGCATGTCGGGCTCGACAACACTCTACTTTACACGTCGGACCGTGAGCGTGCGGAGTGCGATGAAAGGGGTTTCGTCGCCGCCGCAAAGGAATTCCGCCGCATCATCAAACCGGGAGGCGTGTGCTACATTTCTTTTCCTTATGGAGCCCGGCTCAACTTAGGATGGTACCAAGTCTTTGACGACGCCATGGTAGAGCAGATTGTCGAGGCTTATGGACCTAGCGAGCACAGCGTCGAATACTTCTCCTATACCAAGCAAGGATGGCGGCGTGCTTCGGCCGTTGAAGTCGAACGGTCGATTCCTTTCGACGTGCATAGTGGAACCGGAAAAGGTGATGACCGCGCGGCGTCGTCGAGGGCAATCGCTTGCTTGCGCCTTGTGGCGTAG
- a CDS encoding class I SAM-dependent methyltransferase produces MNQKFSSWEEAVLWLRDQPDRCQLVLDAYYDDPLLDAAERYRSSEEWRHISSYLNGRTGTALDVGAGRGIASYALAREGFQVVALEPDPGRVVGAGAIRELADRNALAIEVVEEFSERLPFDDSSFDVVFARAVLHHTRDLNAACKEMHRVLKPGGIFVAVREHVISRESDLEAFLNQHPLHHLYGGEHAFLLSSYLDAVKGAGFCDVTVLTPLRSPINLFPHTSGTLRELIAERLCRVLPLRSVWQTILRWDPLFRVMLSAAERFDHRPGRLYSFIAHKAAA; encoded by the coding sequence ATGAACCAGAAGTTTTCGTCTTGGGAGGAGGCCGTGCTCTGGTTGCGGGACCAGCCGGATCGTTGTCAGCTGGTTCTTGACGCTTACTACGACGATCCCCTGCTCGATGCGGCTGAACGGTATCGTTCGAGCGAGGAGTGGCGTCACATATCCTCCTATTTGAACGGTCGAACCGGGACCGCGCTCGACGTCGGGGCGGGACGAGGCATTGCCAGCTACGCTCTGGCACGTGAGGGATTCCAGGTCGTTGCGCTGGAGCCCGACCCTGGCCGCGTCGTAGGAGCAGGAGCCATACGCGAGCTGGCTGACAGAAACGCGCTTGCGATCGAGGTCGTTGAGGAATTCTCGGAGCGCCTGCCGTTCGACGATAGCTCCTTCGATGTGGTTTTTGCCCGGGCAGTACTTCATCACACCCGAGATCTGAATGCAGCCTGCAAGGAGATGCATCGTGTCCTCAAGCCGGGAGGGATTTTCGTCGCCGTGCGTGAGCACGTGATCAGCCGGGAATCCGATCTCGAAGCCTTCCTGAATCAACATCCGCTTCATCATCTCTACGGAGGCGAACACGCTTTCCTGTTGAGTAGCTATCTGGACGCAGTTAAGGGAGCTGGCTTTTGCGATGTGACTGTTCTCACGCCGCTCCGGAGCCCGATCAACCTATTCCCGCATACGTCGGGCACGTTGCGAGAACTGATCGCGGAGCGGTTGTGCCGAGTGCTTCCGCTTCGTTCGGTGTGGCAAACGATCCTGAGGTGGGATCCGCTTTTTCGTGTTATGTTGTCAGCTGCCGAACGTTTTGATCATCGGCCGGGGCGCCTCTATTCATTCATCGCGCACAAGGCGGCCGCATGA
- a CDS encoding SDR family oxidoreductase, protein MTTWVTGANGFIGRYLTRTLADSGQAVSGVGHGAIGEPDKQLLGMRHWLNGEIEAANLNALAAQTGMPTVAFHLAGGSSVGASITQPYEDFSRTVVTTARLLDWLRTAAPECRLVVVSSAAVYGAAHKGPIAESAATEPVSPYGEHKLMIEHLCRSYATTFGLRSTIVRLFSVYGANLRKQLLWDLCVRLRDGACALTLGGTGGEKRDWTEVRDVARLLARVGSNSPVQPVDIINGGSGIATTVADVAQSLANSWGGGIQVEFSGAVRAGDPFSLVADPARLNALPFDWSISYQAGVAEYVAWFKE, encoded by the coding sequence ATGACTACCTGGGTAACTGGCGCGAACGGCTTCATCGGACGATATCTGACCCGGACACTGGCCGATTCCGGCCAAGCTGTATCTGGCGTTGGCCATGGCGCGATTGGGGAGCCCGATAAGCAACTCCTGGGTATGCGCCATTGGCTTAACGGCGAGATCGAAGCGGCCAATCTCAACGCACTGGCTGCCCAGACCGGTATGCCCACGGTCGCATTTCATTTGGCCGGCGGATCCTCCGTGGGAGCATCCATTACGCAACCGTATGAGGACTTTTCACGCACAGTGGTGACGACCGCGCGCCTGCTGGATTGGCTGCGGACCGCTGCACCGGAATGCCGGCTCGTTGTCGTTTCCAGTGCGGCGGTCTACGGCGCCGCACACAAGGGCCCCATTGCTGAAAGCGCTGCGACGGAGCCGGTATCTCCGTATGGAGAGCACAAGCTGATGATCGAGCACCTTTGCCGCAGTTACGCGACGACGTTTGGATTACGCAGCACGATCGTGCGGCTGTTCTCTGTTTACGGAGCGAACTTGCGCAAGCAACTTCTCTGGGATCTTTGCGTGCGTTTGCGTGATGGTGCCTGCGCGTTGACTCTCGGCGGCACCGGCGGAGAGAAACGCGACTGGACCGAAGTGCGTGACGTGGCGCGGCTATTGGCGCGCGTTGGCAGCAATTCTCCCGTGCAACCGGTCGACATCATAAATGGTGGCTCGGGCATTGCGACCACTGTTGCGGATGTTGCGCAATCTCTTGCGAACAGTTGGGGGGGCGGAATTCAAGTTGAGTTTTCGGGGGCGGTCCGGGCGGGCGATCCGTTCAGTCTGGTCGCTGACCCTGCTCGCTTGAACGCTCTGCCCTTTGACTGGAGCATTTCTTACCAAGCAGGCGTTGCCGAGTACGTGGCTTGGTTCAAGGAGTAA
- a CDS encoding glycosyltransferase family 1 protein, which produces MFAGLSDDDNELATFAAIPRVGVVKDRAFERDHSGVPNALLAGIDFAAAAAFRSANIDVVFEHARFFGWRLPLPVVAWFPDLQHRSLPHLFSRAAWWRREIGFRAQLASGRSIILSSESALNDCRRYYERARNQMSVVKFASRPTDDLLAANPREIIRLYELPEVYFYLPNQFWRHKNHRLVVEALTILAGRGVKAVVAVSGGPDEPPAYFNSIMRDIEERGLKENFRYLGLIPLAHVYALLRSCRALINPSRFEGWSTTVEEAKSLEVPMIVSDLDVHREQTGGSAAYFNVDDAAALAGYLAEAVAKDEPFHVRQLGFSVENRVAKFAEEFVDAIKRAAAASAVPSRGVK; this is translated from the coding sequence ATGTTTGCGGGTTTGTCGGACGACGACAATGAACTGGCGACCTTTGCGGCAATCCCGCGCGTCGGGGTCGTGAAGGACAGAGCCTTTGAACGTGATCATTCCGGGGTGCCGAACGCGCTCCTCGCCGGGATCGATTTCGCCGCTGCCGCCGCGTTTCGTTCGGCGAACATTGACGTTGTGTTTGAGCACGCGCGCTTTTTCGGCTGGCGGCTTCCGTTGCCTGTCGTTGCGTGGTTTCCGGACCTGCAGCACAGGAGTCTTCCCCATCTCTTTTCGAGGGCAGCGTGGTGGCGTCGCGAGATTGGTTTCCGCGCGCAGCTTGCGTCGGGACGTTCGATCATCCTGAGCAGCGAAAGCGCCCTTAATGACTGCAGGCGCTACTATGAGCGCGCTAGAAATCAAATGTCAGTCGTCAAATTCGCCAGTCGCCCGACCGATGACCTTCTTGCAGCGAATCCTCGCGAGATTATCCGTCTCTACGAGCTGCCTGAAGTATACTTCTATCTGCCCAATCAATTCTGGCGCCACAAGAATCATCGATTGGTTGTCGAAGCATTGACAATTTTGGCGGGCCGGGGGGTAAAGGCTGTCGTAGCGGTATCGGGTGGTCCCGACGAGCCGCCTGCGTACTTCAACAGTATCATGCGGGACATTGAGGAGCGCGGGCTCAAGGAAAACTTTCGCTACCTCGGTCTGATACCCCTCGCGCATGTTTATGCGCTACTCCGGTCGTGCCGGGCGCTCATAAACCCCTCGCGGTTCGAAGGCTGGAGCACGACGGTGGAAGAGGCGAAATCGTTAGAAGTGCCCATGATCGTATCGGACCTGGATGTGCATCGCGAACAGACCGGCGGCTCGGCCGCCTACTTCAATGTCGACGATGCGGCAGCTCTTGCCGGGTACCTGGCTGAAGCAGTGGCCAAAGACGAGCCGTTCCATGTGAGGCAGTTGGGATTCTCTGTCGAAAACCGGGTCGCCAAATTCGCCGAAGAGTTTGTCGATGCCATCAAGCGCGCTGCCGCAGCGAGCGCTGTGCCTTCACGGGGCGTCAAGTAA
- a CDS encoding glycosyltransferase family 4 protein produces MQEAPTFILATEFYPPDESTTATYLGAIAQAIASDMKVVVLSGTAGSAGQRTAGETALDVVEIANWKPPKHALGRRLVASSALAIRMFWAVYRRARAGDVVMSVTSPFTLPYTITLAARLRRAKTALLIYDLYPEALVAAGVARRTSPVARALRFANAWLFRSLSAIFVIGRDVPPLLLRYRGVSANNIHFVPNWTLLPIGFREPDQANRFREAHSSQFVVGLCGNLGFTHAPRAVFEAARLLRNEKNIRFVLSGWGIGWAELKALQASEQLENVTLREPVPEDQLAEFLSGADAWVIPYRHNVAGVSIPSRLYNFLAVGRAVIVGTEANSEAGLAVMEEDIGWVVPPEDPVALAQTILQAAADRSATIDRGRLAAASAMKYSAQASLLRYREILRRLLDDVK; encoded by the coding sequence GTGCAGGAGGCTCCTACGTTCATCCTTGCGACCGAGTTCTATCCGCCGGACGAAAGCACGACGGCAACCTATCTTGGTGCGATTGCGCAGGCGATCGCCTCGGATATGAAGGTGGTCGTTCTGTCCGGAACGGCGGGCTCGGCCGGACAGCGAACGGCTGGAGAAACCGCGCTCGATGTCGTCGAGATCGCGAACTGGAAGCCGCCCAAGCACGCGCTTGGCAGGCGCCTCGTCGCCAGTTCGGCACTGGCGATCCGGATGTTCTGGGCGGTCTACCGGCGCGCGCGCGCGGGCGATGTCGTCATGTCGGTGACGAGCCCCTTCACGCTGCCCTATACGATCACGCTTGCGGCGAGGCTGCGACGTGCCAAAACCGCGCTGTTGATCTACGACCTCTACCCGGAGGCGCTGGTTGCAGCCGGCGTTGCGCGGCGAACATCGCCTGTCGCACGCGCCTTGCGTTTCGCCAATGCGTGGCTCTTCAGATCCTTGAGCGCGATTTTCGTCATCGGCCGCGATGTGCCTCCCCTTCTGCTGCGCTACCGGGGCGTGAGCGCGAACAATATCCATTTCGTGCCGAACTGGACATTGCTGCCGATCGGCTTCCGCGAGCCGGATCAGGCGAATCGCTTCAGAGAAGCCCATTCCTCGCAATTCGTTGTCGGGCTGTGCGGCAATCTCGGCTTCACACACGCGCCTCGCGCCGTGTTCGAAGCCGCACGGCTGTTGCGAAACGAGAAGAACATCCGTTTCGTTCTCTCCGGATGGGGAATCGGATGGGCGGAGTTGAAGGCTCTTCAGGCCTCCGAGCAGCTCGAGAACGTCACCCTGCGGGAGCCGGTGCCGGAGGACCAACTCGCCGAATTCCTGTCAGGAGCCGATGCCTGGGTCATTCCCTACCGGCACAACGTCGCCGGCGTTTCGATTCCGAGCCGCCTCTACAATTTTCTCGCCGTCGGGCGGGCCGTCATCGTCGGTACGGAAGCGAATTCCGAGGCCGGCCTCGCGGTGATGGAGGAAGATATCGGCTGGGTCGTGCCCCCGGAGGATCCAGTTGCTCTTGCTCAAACGATACTGCAAGCAGCGGCCGATCGCAGCGCAACTATTGACCGGGGCCGCTTGGCCGCCGCTTCTGCAATGAAATATAGCGCGCAAGCCTCATTGCTTCGGTATCGGGAGATCTTACGACGGCTGCTGGATGACGTTAAGTGA
- a CDS encoding HAD family hydrolase, whose protein sequence is MLRPAVFFDRDGVLNVDDEYAYEIDKFVWIDGAIEAVKAVNDAGYFAFVITNQSGVARGFFDETDLHILHDWMVGQLAGHGARIDAFEYCPFHPDGVVERYRRTSDRRKPQPGMIIDLLNRFPVDVAKSFVVGDKASDIDAARAAGLSGYLFQGGNLRDFITPLLVRNG, encoded by the coding sequence ATGCTGCGCCCGGCAGTTTTTTTCGACCGTGACGGCGTTCTGAATGTTGACGACGAGTATGCGTACGAGATCGACAAATTCGTCTGGATCGACGGCGCGATCGAAGCCGTGAAGGCGGTCAACGATGCCGGATATTTCGCCTTTGTCATAACCAACCAATCGGGCGTGGCCAGGGGCTTCTTTGATGAGACCGACCTGCATATTCTGCACGATTGGATGGTCGGCCAGTTGGCCGGCCACGGCGCACGGATTGATGCTTTCGAATACTGCCCGTTTCATCCGGACGGAGTGGTCGAACGCTATCGGCGTACAAGCGACCGCCGGAAACCACAACCCGGCATGATCATCGATCTTCTGAACAGATTTCCCGTCGACGTCGCCAAAAGCTTCGTCGTCGGCGACAAGGCGTCCGATATCGACGCAGCGCGCGCCGCGGGATTGTCCGGCTATCTTTTTCAGGGTGGAAATCTGCGGGACTTCATCACGCCGCTGCTCGTGCGGAACGGGTAG
- the gmd gene encoding GDP-mannose 4,6-dehydratase: MSKPVALITGITGQDGAYLAEYLLSLGYVVHGLKRRSSSFNTARVDHLYQDPHVGDVPFLMHYGDMTDSTNLIRLVQQIRPTEIYNLAAQSHVAVSFESPEYTANADAIGVLRLLEAIRILGMEKETRFYQASTSELYGLVQQIPQKETTPFYPRSPYGVAKLYGYWITVNYREAYGMFASNGILFNHESPIRGETFVTRKITRGVARIEVGLEKTLYLGNLEAKRDWGHAKDYVEGMHKILQADKPDDFVLATGEMRSVREMVELSFAQVGRRIEWRGEGVDETGVDAKSGKTVVRIDPSYFRPTEVDLLVGDASKARQVLGWTPKRTFAQLVEEMVASDLAEAKRDAAGGKRTV; this comes from the coding sequence ATGAGTAAACCGGTCGCTCTGATCACCGGCATCACCGGCCAGGACGGCGCCTATCTCGCCGAATACCTGTTGTCGCTGGGCTATGTCGTGCATGGCCTCAAGCGGCGCTCGTCCTCGTTCAACACGGCCCGTGTCGATCATCTCTACCAGGACCCGCATGTCGGCGACGTGCCGTTCCTGATGCATTACGGCGACATGACGGACTCAACCAATCTGATCCGCCTGGTCCAGCAGATCCGGCCGACCGAGATCTACAATCTCGCCGCCCAGAGCCACGTCGCCGTCAGCTTCGAAAGCCCGGAATACACCGCCAATGCCGACGCCATCGGCGTGCTGCGGCTGCTCGAGGCGATCCGCATCCTCGGCATGGAGAAGGAGACGCGGTTCTACCAGGCCTCGACCTCCGAGCTTTACGGTCTCGTCCAGCAGATCCCGCAGAAGGAGACCACGCCGTTCTATCCGCGCTCGCCTTATGGCGTGGCAAAACTCTACGGCTACTGGATCACGGTGAACTACCGCGAAGCCTACGGCATGTTCGCGAGCAACGGCATCCTGTTCAACCATGAGAGCCCGATCCGCGGCGAGACTTTTGTGACCCGCAAGATTACGCGCGGGGTCGCCCGTATCGAGGTCGGTCTGGAGAAGACGCTCTATCTCGGCAACCTCGAGGCCAAGCGCGACTGGGGTCATGCCAAGGACTATGTCGAAGGCATGCACAAGATCCTGCAGGCCGACAAGCCCGACGACTTCGTGCTCGCCACCGGCGAGATGCGCTCGGTGCGAGAGATGGTCGAGCTGTCGTTCGCGCAGGTCGGTCGCCGCATCGAGTGGCGCGGCGAGGGCGTCGACGAGACCGGCGTCGATGCCAAGAGCGGCAAGACCGTGGTGCGGATCGATCCGAGCTACTTCCGCCCGACCGAGGTCGATTTGCTCGTCGGTGATGCCAGCAAGGCGCGGCAGGTGCTCGGCTGGACGCCGAAGCGGACCTTTGCCCAGCTCGTCGAGGAAATGGTGGCGAGCGATCTGGCGGAGGCAAAACGGGACGCGGCCGGTGGCAAACGCACCGTTTGA